The sequence CTCTTTCTATCGAAactcattaattttttaaaatttttttgaagGATATAATAGTCTAATGTCATTATGTCACCACTTCAGGCTAGCTCATTAATCAAGTGAGAAAGATTcatttgagaaaaataagagaaaaatatttaaaaacaaaaaagatttATTTGAGAGTAACCTAATGTcaccacttgaggctagctcaaaTGGCCATAGGTGGGTGTGTGTGTCTTGtaggtcctgggttcgagttccaagtaaaatatggttgtaatatataaacgcttaaatcaaaaaaaaaaaaaaaaaaagaaataacctAATGTCACATGTATGAGCTTAAGTTGGGCCATTTTAGTGGCACACACCAAAATGGATTTATAAGCTTAACTTGGTTTATAAGTTATGTCATATAAAGTAATCTTCTatcaataaactaatataattatttttcttttgaattctagaaaaaattaaactatttttttgggGGTGAATGAAGAAATTTGACTACatataaacattaatttatTCTTTGTTAATGGATTTTAATTCTTcaatgtggtttttttttttttgtttgtgaagATCTTAGAAGCTGGTTTACTAGGCTTTTAGAAGtcatttctttttattatttttaatgagtTTCTCATTTTAACtcaaaaaatcatttaaaaaaaaattagtaatttcTTGAAGAAGAGCTTCTTAAGAAAGAAATCCCGGAAATATCTTATCTTCATTTTTCTTCttgattttgtaataaattgtcAACTACTTTTATAATgtaaaaattttgttttattacttttacacttcaaatcaattattttatatttttacaaaatacacaTAGCAACCTATATCACAATCAAAATTCACATAACAACTTATATAAAAACTATCagaacaataaattaaaaaaaaaaatatataatatataaaataattctcttaattttaaacttaaatatgcCTAATAAAAGTACTAGTTTCACaaatttttcaatatatatttataaaaataacgagatatatgtatatatatatatataaataaatcatTACTACTTTTCATTTATGGGTAGgaacattattattttaaacatttagaaaaattataacCTAAACTTTTGTTATATAACTGTGAATATTGTAGTAacattgtaataataataataataataataataataataatcgaCACACTTGGTTATTGACATTtgatcaaaaagaaaaagaaacaaacaaacaaaaacaagtaATTCTAATTATCCCGTTTCACATACATTTTATTTTACACTGAAGAAAATAAAAACCAAAAGAGTGCAAACCACTCATAAAGTGCCACATCGAGCAATTTAATATACAAACGTGAAAAACCCCTCCAGTCATGCAGCAAATAAAACTGAGTTGTATGACAATGATTCTgaaactaattataataaatagatTAAGGATTCTGTATGTACATACAGTAACAATACAATAAACAAGTTTTAAACAGCAGCAACAGGAAGTGAATGAATGCATATAGCCAATTCAAGTTGGCCTCTACAACCAAAAAGATTCATGGGAATAAGTAGGTAACCCGACGATGGACCGGTAGTAACAACCCGTTGCTGATTGCAGCTCGTGAAAGACTCTAATCGAAGAGTGGTTTCATCGGTTTTGGCCAGAATTTCGTACCAGAAGCCCTTAAATGGGCAAGGCCATATACAACTAATCCAGACCATGTACCCGAAAGTTTTGAAAGTCGAGTTAAGgataaatatgacattgtccttTCGTTCTTGAAGAACAACGAAATCAACACAATTTAACAAGGTGACAGAAAAAGTCAAGTTGTAGTCGAATGAACGAACGCCAGTAGAGATTGAGTGTTGACTTCTGAAGTGGTGGTATAACTCTGTGGATGAAGAGATGAAGTCGCAGCTACGAATAGGGCAATGGCATGGAGAGTAAGTGCAACTCGTTTCGTGCTCTTTCTTCTTGTTGTAACTCACTGTTTCTTTACAACCATACGAAGCGTTTGAGCATCTTATTTTAACAGATTCAAGAACCTTCTCGATTGCTCGGCAACGGTTATATCCGATGGGAAAAGAGCAGGAAGgacatttattattaattttagtgcAACAGGTAGAGCAAGCTGTATGCCCATTCTCACACTGAATAATAATCACACAAGCATTGAAATAAGAATTAATATTATAAGCACTTTCATTCAACTTCACCTTCTGTCTTAAGTGTTTCAGAAATACTACACACAAATAATCACATCAAATTCAATAACAGGGAAAGTGGGAAACCTTATTTGTAAATAATATAAGCTTGAGAAACCTGTGCTGGATATAACATTAGCAAGAGCTTATGCACTAAAATATTAGAGCTCATGCCAGTTCTAATCAATGACTCTTGACAATATGTTATATCAGGATGCATCTCTTCATAAGACACCAAGATGGACTAACTAAAATTATGTTATGACTACTTCAGACTAACTACACTAACTGCCCTTATCTTTCCCTCTCTAACATAATAAATTCTTATTATTGGTCTATAACAAACCCACCGAAACTATATTTGCCAAGCCAACCGTGTAGATGTAAGCTTAAAGTGAATTAGAGAATCACCAATAAAATTCAAGCCATCTCTTTCTCGTTAACAACCAATAGGAAATTTCTTAGCTTCTAAGAAGCATTAAATAACCAAAAAGAATACATGAAATGAAAGGTTACTTGTATTAATGAAATGGAAGGAGAAGAAAAGTACATGAAACTAAACCAACACACTACAACCCACCCACTATAATGGATACTCCCAGCCCAGATGACCAGAATTGAGGTCTTATTGGTTACTCGAATACATCACCAAGAAACTAAAGGTTAGCTTGCAGACATTTGATTAAAGCTTCAGCATTCACTTGAGTTGAGACTCAATGGTTTGTATTAAGAGCATGCACATCTAGGATACTATTTCATTAGGTTAAGACCTTGCCACTATTGCATTTCACAAAGACCACGACTTGTTTGTGCCTATCCACAGATTACATAACTAATCATATATGGGTTCTATAGTATAGTAATTTACCTAGAAATACTTCCCTCAGTAATTTTCAATTGTAAGAACCCAATTCGGTTAAGGATACTGACAATGTTTTTTATATTACAATGGAATTTTGCAACTATCAAAATCAATATAAATTTTGTATATGTGCACCAAATTTCAATGATAAAgcaataaaatactaaattcTTTATCTTGAGGAAAATAAGTACCTGGAAAACGGGAATGGTCAAGGGCTCAAAGCATATAGAGCAATCAAGAACATCTGGATCGGTCAAAACAACGGGAATCGATTTGTCCCTGGTGATTGAAACAGAACCATCTGTAGGAGTCGGAGATCGACCCAGTAATGAAAAAGGAGATCGACCCAGTAATGAAAAATCATGCTCGGAAACATTGCTTTCTTCTTGTTCACgttcttgttcttcttcttgttcttcctcttgttcttcttcttcttcttctacttcttcttcttcttcttgctcttcttcttcttcttctatttcttCTTCACCTCCTGTTACGTTAAtgtcttctctttcttcttcacctCTTGCTACATTTATGTCTTCTATTTGTGGTTCTCGAAGTGGTTCAAAAGGAAGGTCATAACCAAAAGGGTGCTCATCTTCGCTGGAGGAATAGGAGCATTCGCTTTGCACAGAACGGTGTCGTTTCAGTCTTGAACTACTACTGGGAAAGGCTACGCGTTTGCccccattttcttcttcttcatctccaGACACAGAGAATCTCGTCATTCCTCTTGCTCTGAATCTCCTCAGGCTCTGATTCTGGTAGTTTTACTTCCTAAATTCACAATACTTTTCATATTCAcaaatcttcatctcacaatCTTAAAGAAACACCAATAATTACACTTGGTACTTTTGATGTTAGATTCAGGTATCATCTATCTTCACATGCCTAAATTCTTTCAACTTCTTATGAAATCagatcaaattcaaaaaataacatcacaacaaaatatttttacCCAATTTTATTCTTCTGCACCAATTTACccaaataaaatttcaaaatcacaatggaaaaaattcgtatcttctttttttctttcattatcAAATTGAGAATAAAATCATATATTCAAATTCCGTAAACCTAACAAACAATAACCAATCAAATTCGCAACTCATACAATAAAAAAGCTCCAATCCAACAAAGTACCAAATCTGAACATGGACGCGAACAATATCATAGATTCCTCTAGTTTTGGTCAATAATATCAAATAATTGAAATCAAACTGAGGAGAGCGATGAAAATTTACCTAATTAGAGATTTCGAGAGCGAGAGTCGTCGTAATCTAGATGAAGCGCCAATACATATACAcgtatatataattatgaatttgtaattttgaaggaaaggaaaggaaagaagaaaaagcgCTTGCAGGCGGCGACGGCGACGGCGAGGCTCTGACCTCTGAGTGTGAGGTAAGAAGGGATGAAATTGGAAGAAGATAGCAATGTTGAGGGTACATCCGTAATTTACTCGTCCCAGGCTGATGAGTGGTCCATAGTGCATCCTTAGATGTGTTGACTTTGACTAGAGGGAGTAAATAGTAAATGCCATGCATTTtgagagcattgctattggtgGTGCCCATtattaggctaattaagattttttttcccCAACTTTTAACCTGTACCAAATTATGTCTCTTGAATATTTTTGGCCATTAAAAAttctcctgaactattgagattattagatttaaggacttttgtctaattttagtaaataaaTTCTAATGTGTATTAAAGTTCaatgagcatgatttagtatatattaaagtttgagggcatgatttagtacatatcaaaatttgaggggcatgatttagtagatatcaaagtctgaggagcatgatttagtacataaaaaatcattgaaacagtaaaattgaatgaaattagacaaaagttcttaaatctaacaatctcaatagttcaggggaaatttttaacggtcaaaaaagttcagaggacatgatttggtacatgtcaaagttcggggagaaaaaaatactaattagccttatattttagagtaaataccattttggaccctgtgttttgcaaaagttacagattggaccctgtgttttgttaaatgacaaaatggaccctgtattttctaaaatagtaaaaataggaccctgagcttaatttttgataatttttttttaatacaaccaacttgaagacaatgcttaatacgaacagatacaaaaaatgtaaacagttttgtcatatagcacttttagatcggattataattaaactttattttgacaaaaaatcaattcagggtcctatttgtactattttaaaaaatacagggtccattttgtcatttaacaaaatacaaggtccaattagtaatttttgtaaaacagaaggtccaaaatggtatttaccctatattTTATTGGTCATGCTCTACGATTGACTATCCATAATGAATTACTAAAATGTACCAATAGTACGTAGTATTCTCTTCGGTGTtagttattagtgtaattaagaaTCGgctcccatataatttaataaaatagctcttgaaaatatcgctaactaatcgTGAGACGTCACTTATAGAATGTGTTAGATACCACTCGTATTCAAAAGCAATGCTCTCATTGATAATattctttaaaagttattttcttatgttatcaaattcgatatttaattatattaataatgatATAAGACTAATAAAGTTGCACATTAATTAGCAGTTCGTCCACTCAGAGTAGATGTGGAGCTAGTTTGGATGGATGATTTTCCATTATTCCTTTATGATGTATTAAACTCTGATCTTCTTCAATGAAAGttcatttgtcaaaaaaaaaattgaaagtacTAGCACTAATAATATCTTTTAGTATTTCACTAATAGTATCTTTTACTATTTCTCATTATTTATTTGCTTGTTTTGTATGGTTTGTGTATGAGCTTTCTTATTTATGCTCAAGCAATTATTATGTAGTTTGCATAGCATTTTCTTATGGTTTCTGTAGTTTGTACAACTCTACATTTGAGTGTAACTTTatttaatttactttttaaatggTAACTTTAGaatttgtaaaattattttctaaccATATCACACTAAtaccatatattttttttgggcatt is a genomic window of Cannabis sativa cultivar Pink pepper isolate KNU-18-1 chromosome 9, ASM2916894v1, whole genome shotgun sequence containing:
- the LOC115722869 gene encoding putative E3 ubiquitin-protein ligase SINA-like 6, with the translated sequence MTRFSVSGDEEEENGGKRVAFPSSSSRLKRHRSVQSECSYSSSEDEHPFGYDLPFEPLREPQIEDINVARGEEEREDINVTGGEEEIEEEEEEQEEEEEVEEEEEEQEEEQEEEQEREQEESNVSEHDFSLLGRSPFSLLGRSPTPTDGSVSITRDKSIPVVLTDPDVLDCSICFEPLTIPVFQCENGHTACSTCCTKINNKCPSCSFPIGYNRCRAIEKVLESVKIRCSNASYGCKETVSYNKKKEHETSCTYSPCHCPIRSCDFISSSTELYHHFRSQHSISTGVRSFDYNLTFSVTLLNCVDFVVLQERKDNVIFILNSTFKTFGYMVWISCIWPCPFKGFWYEILAKTDETTLRLESFTSCNQQRVVTTGPSSGYLLIPMNLFGCRGQLELAICIHSLPVAAV